Proteins encoded together in one Stigmatella aurantiaca window:
- a CDS encoding cytochrome P450, which produces MPAPLPPTMPGRPIVGSGPEAAADPLGFYTRAQRELGDVVRFQAIAGISWYMVAHPEGIEHVLRSRQKNYRKAERFTGPVSALAGNGLVVAEGESWLRNRRLMQPVFHRKSIAQLGRVMANAIDADAQRWERLSREGATVELSREMLRTTLRIVSTTLFSSDISSETDRIGNAVKEALAFVGRRTAASFSLPLWVPTPSNRRFWGQRRSMDEMVFRIIRERRAAAGQEQIGDLLDMLLSAQDAETGERMSDQQVRDEVFTLLIAGHETTAASLSWAWILLGRNPAVLEALQEELDRVLGGRTPSFEDLPNLPYTGAVFDEVLRLYPPAWGMPRVAVEDDEIGGYRIPAGAMILLPQWVTQRNPQLWDEPERFDPSRWLDGRRAKQHEFACFPFGGGARQCIGVHFALTEAQMVLATLAQRFTLELLTNDLAADPTFALRPRDEMPARVQLRASTRQSMRAG; this is translated from the coding sequence ATGCCCGCCCCTCTCCCTCCCACGATGCCTGGACGCCCGATTGTAGGCTCCGGCCCGGAGGCGGCCGCCGATCCGCTCGGGTTTTACACGCGCGCACAGCGCGAGCTCGGCGATGTGGTCCGCTTCCAGGCAATTGCCGGAATCTCCTGGTACATGGTCGCGCACCCGGAAGGGATCGAGCATGTGCTGCGTTCCCGCCAAAAGAATTATCGCAAGGCCGAGCGTTTCACGGGGCCGGTCAGCGCGCTCGCTGGCAACGGGCTGGTGGTCGCGGAAGGAGAGTCCTGGCTGCGAAACCGCCGATTGATGCAGCCGGTCTTTCACCGGAAGAGCATCGCGCAGCTCGGCCGCGTGATGGCAAATGCCATCGATGCCGATGCGCAGCGGTGGGAGCGCTTGTCGCGGGAAGGCGCTACCGTCGAGCTGAGCCGGGAAATGCTGCGCACCACCCTGCGCATCGTCAGTACGACGCTGTTTTCCAGCGACATCAGCAGCGAAACGGATCGCATCGGCAATGCGGTAAAAGAAGCGCTGGCATTCGTCGGGCGGCGGACGGCCGCTTCGTTCTCCCTCCCTTTGTGGGTCCCGACGCCGTCCAACCGCCGCTTTTGGGGCCAGCGGCGGAGCATGGACGAGATGGTCTTCCGCATCATTCGCGAGCGGCGTGCGGCAGCAGGGCAGGAGCAGATCGGCGATCTGCTCGACATGCTGCTGAGCGCGCAGGATGCGGAAACCGGGGAGCGAATGTCCGACCAGCAGGTGCGCGATGAGGTGTTTACGCTGCTCATCGCCGGGCATGAAACCACAGCCGCCTCGCTCAGCTGGGCCTGGATCCTCCTGGGGCGGAACCCTGCCGTGCTGGAGGCACTTCAGGAAGAGCTCGACCGCGTGCTCGGCGGCCGTACACCGTCCTTCGAGGACCTCCCGAACCTCCCTTACACGGGGGCGGTTTTCGATGAAGTGCTGCGGCTTTATCCACCCGCGTGGGGAATGCCGCGAGTGGCTGTCGAGGATGACGAGATCGGCGGATACAGAATCCCGGCCGGAGCGATGATCTTGCTGCCCCAGTGGGTGACGCAGCGAAATCCGCAGCTGTGGGACGAACCCGAGCGGTTCGACCCGTCACGCTGGCTGGACGGGCGCCGGGCAAAACAGCACGAATTTGCGTGCTTTCCGTTCGGCGGCGGAGCACGCCAGTGCATCGGGGTTCACTTCGCCCTTACGGAGGCGCAGATGGTGCTGGCGACGCTTGCACAGCGGTTCACGCTGGAGCTGCTGACCAACGACCTGGCGGCTGATCCGACATTCGCCCTCAGGCCGCGTGATGAGATGCCGGCGCGCGTGCAGCTTCGGGCATCTACACGTCAGTCGATGAGGGCGGGATAG
- a CDS encoding serine hydrolase domain-containing protein — MAPFGIDVEPGEAGLNAAQLRRLDAHLRRYVDDGRLTGCQVMVSRHGKVAHLTSYGLADKEANRPVDVDTVWRIYSMTKPITSVAAMMLWEEGAFELLDPVSRWLPEFAAPRVYTGGNAAKPVTVPAIEPIRVWHLLTHTAGLTYGFHRVNVTDEIYRLRGFEVGVPEGMDLAACVRAWAELPLTFQPGAEWNYSVATDVLGRLVEVISGQSLDAFFAERIFKPLGMTDTAFGCPPEQHARMAALYGVSPGRPAPVRIEAIGKAALSRPSWLSGGGGLVSTVRDYTRFTWMLLNGGELDGVRLLSPRTVAYMTRNHLPGGADLATFGRPLFAETRFDGVGFGLGFGVVTDPVAHRTLTSPGEYHWGGMASTAFWVDPAEGLSVVFMTQLMPSSAYPIRSQLRQLIYPALID, encoded by the coding sequence ATGGCGCCCTTCGGCATCGATGTGGAACCGGGCGAAGCCGGTCTGAACGCGGCACAGCTCCGCCGCCTGGATGCGCACCTGCGGCGGTACGTCGATGACGGGCGGCTCACGGGCTGCCAGGTCATGGTCTCCCGGCACGGCAAGGTCGCGCACCTGACCTCGTACGGCCTCGCCGACAAGGAGGCGAACCGGCCCGTCGACGTGGACACGGTCTGGCGCATCTACTCCATGACGAAGCCCATCACCTCCGTCGCGGCGATGATGCTGTGGGAGGAAGGGGCCTTCGAGCTGTTGGATCCCGTCAGCCGGTGGCTGCCCGAGTTCGCCGCGCCGCGCGTGTACACCGGCGGTAACGCGGCCAAGCCCGTCACCGTGCCCGCCATCGAGCCCATCCGCGTATGGCACCTGCTGACCCATACCGCAGGGCTCACCTATGGCTTCCACCGGGTGAACGTCACCGATGAGATCTACCGGCTCCGGGGATTCGAGGTCGGCGTGCCCGAGGGGATGGACCTCGCCGCGTGCGTCCGCGCCTGGGCCGAACTCCCGCTCACGTTCCAGCCCGGCGCGGAGTGGAACTACTCGGTGGCCACGGACGTGCTGGGACGGCTCGTCGAGGTCATCTCGGGCCAGAGCCTCGATGCCTTCTTCGCCGAGCGCATCTTCAAGCCCCTGGGGATGACGGACACCGCTTTCGGGTGCCCTCCGGAGCAGCACGCCCGAATGGCCGCGCTGTACGGCGTGTCTCCGGGGCGCCCCGCGCCGGTGCGCATCGAGGCCATCGGCAAGGCCGCGCTGAGCCGCCCCTCCTGGCTGTCAGGCGGAGGCGGCCTGGTCTCGACGGTGCGGGACTACACGCGCTTCACGTGGATGCTGCTGAACGGTGGGGAGCTCGACGGCGTGCGGTTGCTCTCCCCGAGGACCGTGGCGTACATGACCCGCAACCACCTGCCGGGCGGCGCGGACCTCGCCACCTTTGGCCGGCCGCTCTTCGCCGAGACGCGGTTCGATGGGGTGGGATTCGGGCTGGGCTTTGGCGTCGTGACAGACCCCGTCGCCCACCGCACCCTCACGAGCCCCGGCGAGTACCACTGGGGCGGCATGGCGAGCACCGCGTTCTGGGTGGACCCCGCCGAGGGCCTGAGCGTCGTGTTCATGACCCAGTTGATGCCCTCCAGCGCCTACCCCATCCGCTCCCAGCTGCGGCAGCTCATCTATCCCGCCCTCATCGACTGA
- a CDS encoding FUSC family protein → MLRRLWEHLKEVARFAPVRPAVMAGLRAAIATILPVVVAGAYHVPDALWLSVGGFNTSFADRGGSYRPRAFSMGAGMLAGALAAFLGGWIGPYPLVAIPAAFVWITACSYAGVFGAAATVVGNTTASVFVISLAMPSPDPSELLLRPGMVALGGLWAMVLSLVLWPIRPYRPARAAVSQCFRRVADYAAALGGLSRGGASAAAWQAVLLGHHGRIREALEVAGSTLAATRRGRGESGRGERLLVLLQMADALFRTMIALGDELEGLMPEDRGMPGREEVGRTLAAFAATLQALARITETEGRTRPLPVLEWGAEAFRAALMRADTLGEPRPLDAGERARCQHAARLLERLREVSDAAVRMAAGLSGERVPSRRSPVAQRPSLLGPLRDNLSLDSVVLRHALRVGFTTALAVGLSTRFVPSHGYWVTITVLTIMQPYTGATFLKGLQRVAGTMVGGILAAAVAAWFHEPEVILVLVFLTAAISIAVIPLNYGLYTVFLTITFVLLAEVGTGDWGLARVRILNTLIGGALALACTWLLWERSEHELFPKHMAAALRAQRDYFRLVFSSGFSGKWSGDEALSDAQRKMGLETLNAEASFQRLLSEPRRRTEPLEPLMTLLTYTRRFAASIVSIASSFQYLGMEGTGDRLAPFVSAAERALEDLAEAVATGRPPAPLVDFDALLGGSAPSPEAADSLLWIQLQRVVRHLSILHGAVSRRGTRAPLECAPEKAPA, encoded by the coding sequence ATGCTCCGGCGCCTGTGGGAACATCTCAAGGAGGTCGCCCGCTTCGCCCCGGTGCGTCCGGCGGTGATGGCGGGCCTCCGGGCGGCGATCGCCACCATCCTTCCCGTGGTGGTGGCGGGCGCCTATCACGTGCCGGATGCGCTGTGGCTCAGCGTGGGGGGCTTCAACACCTCCTTCGCGGACCGGGGCGGCTCCTACCGGCCCCGCGCCTTCAGCATGGGCGCCGGGATGCTCGCCGGAGCGCTCGCGGCCTTTCTGGGCGGGTGGATCGGCCCGTATCCCCTGGTGGCCATCCCCGCGGCCTTCGTGTGGATCACCGCGTGCTCCTACGCGGGGGTCTTCGGGGCCGCGGCGACCGTGGTGGGCAACACCACGGCCAGTGTCTTCGTCATCTCCCTGGCCATGCCTTCCCCGGATCCCTCCGAGCTGCTGCTGCGGCCGGGCATGGTGGCCCTGGGAGGCCTCTGGGCCATGGTGCTCTCCCTGGTGCTCTGGCCGATCCGGCCCTACCGGCCCGCCCGCGCCGCCGTGTCCCAGTGCTTCCGGCGCGTGGCGGACTATGCGGCGGCCCTGGGGGGGCTCTCGCGCGGCGGGGCCAGCGCGGCGGCCTGGCAGGCCGTGCTCCTGGGCCACCATGGGCGGATCCGCGAGGCGCTCGAGGTGGCGGGCAGCACGCTGGCGGCCACCCGCCGGGGCCGGGGCGAGAGCGGCCGGGGCGAGCGGCTCCTGGTCCTGCTCCAGATGGCGGATGCGCTGTTCCGGACGATGATTGCCCTGGGCGATGAGCTGGAGGGCCTGATGCCGGAGGACCGGGGAATGCCCGGCCGGGAGGAGGTTGGGCGCACCCTGGCGGCCTTCGCGGCGACGCTCCAGGCCCTGGCGCGCATCACCGAGACGGAGGGGCGGACGCGCCCCCTGCCCGTGCTGGAGTGGGGCGCGGAGGCCTTCCGGGCGGCCCTCATGCGGGCCGATACGCTGGGGGAGCCCCGGCCCCTGGATGCCGGGGAGCGGGCGAGGTGTCAGCACGCGGCGCGGCTGCTGGAGCGGCTGCGCGAGGTGTCGGACGCCGCGGTGCGGATGGCGGCGGGCCTGTCCGGAGAGCGGGTGCCCTCCCGGCGCAGTCCCGTGGCGCAGCGGCCCTCCCTGCTCGGGCCGCTCCGGGACAACCTCTCGCTGGACTCGGTGGTGCTCCGGCATGCCCTCCGGGTGGGGTTCACCACGGCGCTCGCGGTGGGGCTCTCCACGCGCTTCGTCCCGAGCCACGGCTACTGGGTGACCATCACCGTGCTGACCATCATGCAGCCCTACACGGGCGCCACCTTCCTCAAGGGGCTGCAGCGGGTGGCGGGCACCATGGTGGGGGGCATCCTCGCGGCCGCGGTGGCCGCGTGGTTTCACGAGCCCGAGGTCATCCTCGTGCTGGTGTTCCTGACCGCGGCGATCAGCATCGCGGTCATCCCACTCAACTACGGGCTCTACACCGTCTTCCTCACGATTACCTTCGTGCTGCTGGCCGAGGTGGGAACCGGGGACTGGGGCCTGGCCCGGGTGCGCATCCTCAATACGCTGATCGGCGGAGCCCTGGCGCTGGCGTGCACCTGGCTCCTGTGGGAGCGGTCCGAGCACGAGCTCTTCCCCAAGCACATGGCGGCGGCCCTGAGGGCCCAGCGGGACTACTTCCGGCTCGTCTTCTCCTCCGGCTTCTCCGGGAAGTGGAGCGGGGACGAGGCGCTCTCCGATGCCCAGCGGAAGATGGGGCTGGAGACGCTCAACGCGGAGGCCTCCTTCCAGCGCCTGCTCTCCGAGCCGCGGCGGCGAACCGAGCCGCTCGAGCCCCTGATGACGTTGCTGACCTACACGCGGCGCTTTGCCGCCTCGATCGTCTCCATCGCTTCGTCCTTCCAGTACCTCGGGATGGAGGGCACCGGGGACCGCCTGGCGCCCTTCGTGAGCGCGGCGGAACGGGCCCTGGAGGATCTGGCCGAGGCCGTGGCCACGGGGCGTCCGCCCGCGCCGCTCGTGGACTTCGACGCGTTGCTCGGAGGGAGCGCCCCTTCACCGGAGGCGGCGGACTCCCTGCTGTGGATCCAGCTCCAGCGCGTCGTGCGCCACCTCTCCATTCTGCACGGTGCGGTCTCGCGCCGGGGCACCCGGGCTCCCCTCGAGTGCGCGCCCGAGAAGGCGCCTGCGTGA
- a CDS encoding Lrp/AsnC family transcriptional regulator: MDDLDSRIIDLLQREGRATQLELSRAVGLSQPAVAERIRKLEERGVITGYSARVDASRLGKDITAFIGVSIEHPKYFEGFARKVLSMPEVLEAHRVAGQDSYVLKVRTTNTKTLDSLLVETLRLIDGVTRTHTTIVLSSIKEETYVSPSPTLKGDRL, from the coding sequence ATGGACGACCTTGATTCTCGAATCATTGACCTGCTCCAGCGAGAAGGACGGGCCACCCAGCTGGAGCTCTCCCGGGCCGTGGGGCTGTCGCAGCCCGCGGTGGCTGAGCGCATCCGCAAGCTCGAGGAGCGGGGCGTCATCACCGGCTATTCGGCGCGGGTCGATGCCTCGCGGCTCGGCAAGGACATCACCGCCTTCATTGGCGTGAGCATCGAGCACCCGAAGTACTTCGAGGGGTTCGCCCGGAAGGTGCTGTCGATGCCGGAAGTGCTCGAGGCCCACCGGGTCGCCGGGCAGGACTCCTACGTCCTCAAGGTGCGCACCACGAACACGAAGACGCTCGACTCCCTGCTCGTCGAGACCCTGCGGCTCATCGACGGGGTGACCCGCACTCACACCACCATCGTTCTCTCATCTATCAAGGAGGAGACCTATGTCTCCCCCTCGCCGACGCTGAAAGGAGACCGCCTGTGA
- a CDS encoding crotonase/enoyl-CoA hydratase family protein — MSVRVEKNGPITTVVLHRPEVRNAVDGPTAHALADAFHAFEQDPHAQVGVLWGEGGSFCAGADLKAVAEGRMNRLAPDGDGPMGPSRMRLGKPVIAALSGHAVAGGLELALWCDLRVAEEDAVLGVFCRRWGVPLIDGGTVRLPRLIGLSRALDLILTGRPVSAPEALAMGLVNRVVPRGTAREAAEALAREISAFPQACLLADRHSAYEQAGLPLETALQREFERGRQVLETEAVKGAQRFAQGAGRHGRFE, encoded by the coding sequence ATGAGCGTCCGCGTCGAGAAGAACGGCCCCATCACCACCGTCGTTCTTCACCGTCCCGAGGTCCGCAATGCCGTGGACGGCCCCACCGCGCACGCTCTGGCGGACGCCTTCCACGCCTTCGAGCAGGATCCCCACGCGCAGGTGGGGGTGCTGTGGGGTGAGGGGGGCAGCTTCTGTGCCGGCGCCGACCTCAAGGCGGTGGCCGAAGGCCGGATGAACCGGCTGGCCCCGGATGGGGATGGCCCCATGGGCCCCTCGCGCATGAGGCTCGGCAAGCCCGTCATCGCCGCCCTCTCGGGCCATGCGGTCGCCGGGGGCCTGGAGCTGGCGCTCTGGTGTGACTTGCGCGTGGCGGAGGAGGACGCCGTCCTGGGCGTTTTCTGCCGCCGCTGGGGGGTCCCCCTCATTGATGGCGGGACGGTCCGGCTGCCACGGCTCATCGGCCTGTCGCGCGCCCTGGACCTCATCCTCACCGGCCGCCCGGTGTCCGCCCCGGAAGCGCTCGCCATGGGGCTCGTCAACCGCGTGGTCCCCCGGGGCACCGCGCGCGAGGCGGCCGAGGCGCTGGCCCGCGAGATTTCCGCCTTCCCCCAGGCCTGCCTGCTCGCTGACCGTCACTCGGCGTATGAGCAGGCGGGGCTTCCCCTGGAGACCGCCCTGCAGCGGGAGTTCGAGCGGGGCCGCCAGGTGCTGGAAACCGAGGCCGTGAAGGGTGCCCAGCGCTTCGCCCAGGGCGCGGGCCGCCACGGCCGTTTCGAGTAG
- a CDS encoding YgiQ family radical SAM protein translates to MAFPARYAHPFLPTTRADMQARGWEQLDIIIVSGDAYVDHPAFGPVLIARFLEGRGFKVGIIPQPDWHSAEPFKVLGKPRLFFGVAAGNLDSMLNRLTAQKKNRSEDQYSPGGRTNCRPDRATIVYGQRCREAYPDVPIILGGIEASLRRIAHYDYWSDKLRRSILFDAKADLLIFGMGERPVWEVADRMNRGESIEQIRDVRGSAYLINDAEMKLHEADPAKRAADRKTVILPSFEEVLADKRAFAVMTRDFQMETNPGNARPVAQRHGNRAIFMNPPALPLEDGVGTGPSPVAMDEMYDLPFNRVPHPMYKNEGIPAYETVKHSVVLMRGCFGGCTFCSITEHEGRVIQSRSAESVLREVRALRRMGDFRGTITDLGGPTANMYKLKCKSEDIEKRCRKLSCVHPGVCENLQTDHGPLIDLMREVRQEEGIKHVFIASGVRYDLAERSPEYVKELAAHHVGGQLSVAPEHVSPRVLEKMKKPGIESFERFQTMFACASEEAGKEQYDIPYFISGHPGSSLEDMVDLALWLKKNGKRPRQVQDFIPTPMAVATTMYYTGIDPLKMEPVYTARGLREKRLQKALLLYWNPEHWPMAREALELAGRKDLIGRGPAALVPPESAGEAERRRREERRAR, encoded by the coding sequence ATGGCCTTCCCTGCCCGATACGCCCACCCGTTCCTGCCCACCACCCGCGCCGACATGCAGGCCCGGGGCTGGGAGCAGCTCGACATCATCATCGTCAGCGGCGACGCCTATGTGGACCACCCGGCCTTCGGCCCCGTGCTCATCGCCCGCTTCCTCGAAGGCCGAGGGTTCAAGGTAGGCATCATCCCCCAGCCTGACTGGCACTCGGCCGAGCCCTTCAAGGTCCTCGGCAAACCCCGCCTCTTCTTCGGGGTGGCGGCCGGCAACCTCGACTCCATGCTGAACCGGCTCACCGCGCAGAAGAAGAACCGCTCGGAGGACCAGTACAGCCCCGGCGGCCGGACGAACTGCCGCCCGGACCGGGCCACCATCGTCTACGGCCAGCGCTGCCGCGAGGCCTACCCGGACGTGCCCATCATCCTGGGCGGCATCGAGGCCTCGCTGCGCCGCATCGCGCACTACGACTACTGGAGCGACAAGCTGCGCCGCTCCATCCTCTTCGACGCCAAGGCGGACCTGCTCATCTTCGGCATGGGCGAGCGCCCCGTGTGGGAGGTGGCCGACCGCATGAACCGCGGGGAGTCCATCGAGCAGATCCGCGACGTGCGCGGCAGCGCGTACCTCATCAACGACGCGGAGATGAAGCTGCACGAGGCGGACCCCGCCAAGCGCGCCGCGGACCGCAAGACGGTCATCCTCCCCTCCTTCGAGGAGGTGCTGGCCGACAAGCGCGCCTTCGCGGTGATGACGCGCGACTTCCAGATGGAGACCAACCCGGGCAACGCGCGCCCCGTGGCCCAGCGCCACGGCAACCGCGCCATCTTCATGAATCCGCCCGCGCTGCCCCTGGAGGACGGGGTGGGCACCGGCCCCAGCCCGGTGGCCATGGACGAGATGTACGACTTGCCGTTCAACCGCGTGCCGCACCCCATGTACAAGAACGAGGGCATCCCGGCTTACGAGACGGTGAAGCACTCGGTGGTGCTGATGCGCGGCTGCTTCGGCGGGTGCACCTTCTGCTCCATCACCGAGCACGAGGGCCGCGTCATCCAGAGCCGCTCCGCCGAGAGCGTGCTGCGCGAGGTGCGCGCCCTGCGCCGCATGGGCGACTTCCGGGGCACCATCACGGACCTGGGGGGCCCCACCGCCAACATGTACAAGCTCAAGTGCAAGAGCGAGGACATCGAGAAGCGGTGCCGCAAGCTGTCGTGTGTCCACCCGGGCGTCTGCGAGAACCTCCAGACGGACCATGGGCCACTCATCGATCTGATGCGTGAGGTGCGCCAGGAGGAGGGCATCAAGCACGTCTTCATCGCCAGCGGCGTGCGGTATGACTTGGCCGAGCGCTCTCCCGAGTACGTGAAGGAGCTGGCCGCGCACCACGTGGGAGGCCAGCTCTCCGTGGCCCCCGAGCATGTGTCCCCCCGGGTGCTGGAGAAGATGAAGAAGCCCGGCATCGAGAGCTTCGAGCGCTTCCAGACGATGTTCGCGTGTGCCAGCGAGGAGGCGGGCAAGGAGCAGTACGACATCCCCTACTTCATCAGCGGCCACCCCGGCTCGTCGCTGGAGGACATGGTGGACCTGGCGCTGTGGCTGAAGAAGAACGGCAAGCGGCCCCGCCAGGTCCAGGACTTCATCCCCACGCCCATGGCCGTGGCCACCACCATGTATTACACGGGCATTGATCCGCTGAAGATGGAGCCCGTCTACACGGCCCGGGGCCTGCGGGAAAAACGCCTTCAGAAGGCGCTCTTGCTCTACTGGAACCCCGAGCACTGGCCCATGGCCCGGGAGGCGCTGGAGCTCGCGGGGCGCAAGGATCTCATCGGCCGGGGGCCCGCGGCCCTGGTGCCGCCGGAGAGCGCGGGAGAGGCCGAGCGCCGGCGCCGCGAGGAACGCCGCGCCCGCTGA
- a CDS encoding PLP-dependent aminotransferase family protein, with protein sequence MTQLKASAVREILKVAERPDILSFAGGLPAPELFPLDAIAQAHAEVFTSEGAAALQYSTTEGFAPLREWICSHLAKGGVRATPDQVLITCGSQQGIELTAKVLLDPGDVVVVENPSYLAALQTFSGYEAAFAVADSDDDGMCVEGLERILIERRPKLIYIVPNFHNPKGTTLSLERRHALLRLAQRHHVPILEDDPYGELRFRGEALPSLASLDTEGVVIQLGTFSKTLAPGLRIGWVVGPREIIRSLTIAKQASDLHTATLAQRATFMLLNRFDYTGHLARLRVQYGERCLVMLDALKENMPPGTRWTQPDGGMFVWVELPQGMNSEELFPKALDKKVAFVPGTSFFAAQPRREFMRLNYSNRAPEFIREGIRRLGAVIATQ encoded by the coding sequence ATGACGCAGCTCAAGGCGTCCGCCGTGCGCGAAATCCTGAAGGTGGCCGAGCGTCCCGACATCCTCTCCTTCGCGGGCGGGCTGCCCGCGCCGGAGCTGTTTCCCCTGGACGCCATCGCCCAGGCCCATGCCGAGGTGTTCACGTCCGAGGGCGCGGCCGCGCTGCAGTACAGCACCACCGAGGGCTTCGCGCCCCTCCGGGAGTGGATCTGCTCCCACCTGGCCAAGGGGGGCGTGCGCGCCACCCCGGACCAGGTGCTCATCACCTGCGGCTCACAGCAGGGCATCGAGCTGACGGCCAAGGTGCTGCTGGATCCGGGCGATGTGGTGGTGGTGGAGAACCCCAGCTACCTGGCGGCCCTGCAGACCTTCAGCGGGTACGAGGCCGCCTTCGCCGTCGCGGACAGCGACGATGACGGCATGTGCGTGGAGGGCCTGGAGCGCATCCTCATCGAGCGCCGCCCCAAGCTCATCTACATCGTCCCCAACTTCCACAACCCGAAGGGCACCACCCTGTCGCTCGAGCGCCGTCATGCGCTGCTGCGGCTCGCCCAGCGCCACCACGTGCCCATCCTCGAGGATGACCCGTACGGCGAGCTGCGCTTCCGGGGCGAGGCCCTGCCGTCGCTGGCGTCGCTGGACACCGAGGGCGTCGTCATCCAGTTGGGCACGTTCTCCAAGACGCTCGCCCCCGGCCTGCGCATTGGCTGGGTGGTGGGCCCCCGGGAGATCATCCGCAGCCTCACCATCGCCAAGCAGGCCTCGGACCTGCACACCGCCACGCTGGCCCAGCGGGCCACCTTCATGCTGCTCAACCGGTTCGACTACACCGGCCACCTGGCCCGGCTCCGCGTCCAGTACGGCGAGCGGTGCTTGGTGATGCTCGACGCGCTGAAGGAGAACATGCCCCCGGGCACCCGCTGGACCCAGCCGGATGGCGGCATGTTCGTCTGGGTGGAGCTGCCGCAGGGCATGAACTCGGAGGAGCTCTTCCCCAAGGCGCTCGACAAGAAGGTCGCCTTCGTCCCCGGCACCAGCTTCTTCGCCGCCCAGCCGCGCCGGGAGTTCATGCGCCTGAACTACTCCAACCGGGCCCCCGAGTTCATCCGGGAGGGGATTCGCCGCCTGGGGGCGGTGATCGCCACGCAGTAG
- a CDS encoding FAD-dependent oxidoreductase, with translation MGVVVLGGGVSGLSCAIRLREAGHAVQLWARELSPHTTSDVAAAIWYPYLASPKERVLRWGQRTLEVLHTLADRPETGVHMVRGTEVFTEPVRDPWWAPSVPGFRRATPGELPPGYTEGYAFEVPVIEMPRYLPFLQERFRALGGHLLQREVHALEEAWSVAPTVVNCTGLGARALVGDEALVPIRGEVLRVSPSPTGQFLLDDSETRGMAYVIPRATDCILGGTAEVGVDSLVPSASQAEGILARCRRLLPESTPLNVVEHKIGLRPGRPSVRLEAEQRADRRVVHNYGHGGAGVTLSWGCAEEVCALVEAGR, from the coding sequence ATGGGCGTCGTCGTCTTGGGAGGGGGTGTGTCGGGGCTCTCCTGCGCCATCCGTTTACGGGAGGCAGGGCACGCCGTGCAGCTCTGGGCGCGTGAGCTGTCGCCCCACACCACGTCGGACGTCGCCGCCGCCATCTGGTATCCCTACCTCGCCTCGCCGAAGGAGCGCGTCCTGCGGTGGGGGCAGCGAACCCTGGAGGTGCTGCACACGCTCGCGGACCGGCCGGAAACCGGCGTCCACATGGTTCGCGGGACCGAGGTCTTCACCGAGCCGGTGAGAGATCCGTGGTGGGCCCCCAGCGTGCCCGGCTTCCGCAGGGCCACTCCCGGCGAGCTGCCGCCGGGCTACACCGAGGGCTACGCCTTCGAAGTTCCTGTCATCGAGATGCCGCGCTACCTGCCCTTCCTCCAGGAGCGCTTCCGGGCATTGGGCGGCCACCTGCTCCAGCGCGAAGTCCATGCCCTGGAGGAGGCCTGGAGCGTGGCACCCACCGTGGTCAACTGTACGGGCCTGGGCGCGCGAGCCCTCGTGGGCGATGAGGCGCTCGTTCCCATCCGGGGCGAGGTGCTGCGCGTGTCCCCTTCCCCTACAGGCCAGTTCCTGCTCGACGACAGCGAGACGCGAGGCATGGCCTACGTCATCCCTCGCGCCACGGACTGCATCCTGGGAGGAACAGCCGAGGTGGGCGTGGACTCCCTCGTACCCAGTGCCTCGCAGGCCGAGGGCATCCTCGCGCGCTGCCGGCGGCTGTTGCCTGAAAGCACCCCGCTGAACGTCGTGGAGCACAAGATCGGCCTGCGGCCAGGGCGCCCCTCGGTGCGCCTCGAAGCCGAGCAGCGCGCGGACCGCCGGGTGGTCCACAACTACGGCCACGGGGGCGCCGGCGTCACCCTGTCCTGGGGTTGCGCCGAGGAAGTGTGCGCCCTGGTGGAAGCCGGGCGCTAA